Part of the Blastocatellia bacterium genome is shown below.
AGTTGACGATGCCGCTGCTGGTTCATAGGACTTTGCTCAAACAGCTCATGACGAACGCGCTCTGGCCGCGCCGACGCGATCGGTCTGTGCCGCGCGGTTTCGAGCTTTCTCCATCATCTTGCGGATGCCCCAATCAACAGCCCGCGGCGCAAGCGCATTGAGCACGGCCAGGAGCCGCGCTGGCTTGTAGGTCATGATCTCCGGTCGAGGCCGCCGTGCCACCTCAACGATTGCCTGCGCCACACGTTCAGCCGATTGCACCGGGCCGATCGGCCTGCTACGTTGCGGCAACTTCGTCTCAGCCACATCGAAGAACTCCGTTGCTGTGCCCGCCGGACACACCACACTGACGTTGATGCCGGTGCCGACCAGCTCCAAGCGCAATGATTCGGAAAACGCAATCATCGCTGATTTGGTCGCGCAGTAGGCGCCGGAAAACGGAAGCCCACGTCGCCCCACGACAGATGATACGTTGATGATGTGACCTCGACGTTGCCGCTGCATAATCGGTAGCACAGCCTTCGTCGCGTAAAACGCTCCCATGAAGTTCACCTGCATGATGCGACTGAGAGCCTCCGTTGTAGTTTCTTCAACTGCGGCAAACAGGCCGTAGCCAGCGTTGTTCACCAAAATGTCAATGCGCCCGAAGCGGGCGATCGCTTCTTCGATCATAATGCCGACGGTGCGCTCAACGGCCACATCGGTCGGGACGACTAATGATCCAACGCCCATGGCTTCGATTGCTGCCGCTACCTCGCGTAGTCTCTCTTCACGCCGCGCGGCCAGAACCAGTTGAACCCCTTCACGCGCAAACGCCAGCGCCGTTGCCCGACCTATGCCGCTGGAAGCGCCGGTGATGATCGCCACCTGTCCTTGTAGCTTTCGCGCCATATCGCCTCTCCGCTCAGTGATGATTGAGGAAAGGAGCCGATAGGATATTGCAATTGATGCGTTGACGCAATGATCGCCGGAGTGCGGCAACTAAGAGCTGGCAGATTCGATTTAACGAGAAGGCACGAGAGGAAGAAAAGAGAGAGCCCCAGGCTGCTTTCTTCGGCCGCTCGGCGGTTGATTACACGAGCTACCAACTTTCCTCCGCCGCGCGTCACTAGGACCGCATCGTTGGTGGTCTGCCCTGCCCAGTGCTATACTTGCAGCCTCTTGATCGCCGAAATCTTGGAGAAACTGCATGAACAGTCAGCGTCTGAGGACGAACACTGAAGCTCTCGCCGAGCGCTTGCCAGCGGACAGCACGCTGGTCCTACGTCGTGCCGGTTGGCAAGAGTATGAATCATTGCTGGAGGCAGTCGGGGAAGAGGCAGGTCTTCGCATCAGTTTCGATCGGGGGATACTGCACATCATGACGACCTCAGCCCAATGTGAAAGCTACACCCAATTCATCGAAAATCTCGTGCGTTTATGCGCTCTGCGGCTGGGCCTGACGCTGCGCTCCTTTGGCTCGGCCACAATCAAAAAACAACGTCAACAAAAAGGCTCCGAGCCCGACTGTCGCTCCTACGCGCAGAGCGCCCTTCTGATCGGACAGCGTAAACAGATTGCTCACGGAGTGTGATTGAACCAGCGCTACATCCACACGCCCTTTCAAGAGAGACGAGATCATGAGCGATTCACAAAATCCGCATCCTACGCCCAAGCTCGAAGCGGATGCCTTCGAGCGTGAGCTAACGACCGACCTGAATGCTCGCACACCTGACCCACCTCGCGGTATGCCACTGCACAGACGAATCCTCATCGGACTGATTGTCGGTGTCGCAGCCGGGCTGGCCGTCAATGTGACGCTCGGCGGTCAACATCCTGTCGTTGTGTGGCTGGTAGCTAACATCAGTGATCCCGTAGGGACGCTCTTTTTGCGCTTGTTGCTGCTGGTGGTGGTGCCGCTCGTCTTCTCTTCGTTGGTGGTGGGCGTTTCCAGTGTCGGCGATGTCCGGCAACTGGGGCGACTCGGTGCAAAATCCTTTGCCTACACATTTATCATTTCAGCGATCTCGGTCATTATCGGATTGAGCTTGGCCAATACGCTGCGGCCCGGTCACCGCATTCAGGAAACCACCAAAGTTCAACTGGAAGAACGTTACAAATCGGACGCCACCAAGCGTGTCCAGGAGCGGCAACTGGGCGGCCCCGGATCAGATTCCATGCTGGTTCAGGTGGTGAAAACGCTTGTTCCGTCCAATCCGCTCAATTCCATCTCCGGCGAAACGCCGAACATGCTTCACCTGATGTTTTTTGCCCTGCTGGTCGGGATTGCGCTGACGCTGATCCCGAACAAATCGGCTACGCCGTTTTTGCAGGTCATGCAAAGTCTCTATGAAACGACGGCCAAGATTATTGACATTGCGATGAAGTTTGCGCCGTATGCCGTCGCCTGTTTGCTGTTCACCAACATCGCGCGGTTTGGACTCGATCTTTTGCAAGCGCTCTCCTGGTTTGTGATCACGGTGTTGCTTGGCTTGTCGCTGCACTTTTTTGGCGTCTACTCGCTCTCTGTCTATTTTCTCTCGCGCATCTCGCCGCTGGAATTTTTCCGGCGGGTGAAGACGGTGGTGCTGACAGCGTTCTCCACGTCGTCATCGAACGCCACGTTGCCGACGGCTCTGCGCGTTGGCGAAGAAAACCTCGGCATACCGAAAGGGATCAACAGTTTCGTATTGACGATCGGCGCGACAGCCAATCAAAACGGCACTGCGCTGTATGAAGGCGTCACCGTGCTGTTTTTGGCCCAACTGGCCGGCGTTGAGCTTTCATTTGGACAACAACTGACCGTCGTCTATCTGGCCATTCTGGGCGGCATCGGAACGGCGGGCGTGCCGGCCGGTTCGATTCCATTTATCATCGGCGTGCTCGCTCAGATTGGCGTTAATCCGCTGCTGATTGCCATCATCCTCGGCGTGGATCGCATCCTGGATATGTGCCGCACGACGCTGAATGTCGTTGGTGATCTGACTGCCGCCACCTATGTCGCGCGCTCAGAAGGCTACGAGCTGCTCACACCTCAGCCAAGCGCACCGATGACTGACGTGATCGTCAGTGAGCCAGGCGCCGATTGAAAGCAAATTCCTTATACCAAGCGCGTCGCTAAAGGCCACGCTCTTTGCAAGGATGTTGCTGTGTGCACGCCCGCTGACGTGTGTGATTTTTGAACCGAGCAAACGCCGAGCCGCCTTCGAGACGTCGCATGTCGGCACTGTTGTCATACGCCCTTGCGCGGCTCAGCAGAAACGAGCGTAGTCTGAGCAAATAATGCAAATGCACACAGGCACTCGGAGACCGCCGCTTGGGACGCTCTGCTGGCCGCTGCTTTCCATGGCGCTTCATCAAACATGGTCTTTCTCTGGGCTATTGGTATAAGCCCCATCGAGAAATTGCTGCTTCAGGCCGATATGCCCTGATGCCTATGCACAAACACCAGCCGCTGCCTGCAATGGCACGCCGGCGAGTGCACGCCCCGACGCGCGTTAGTTGCTCAACTGGAAGGTGACAGGCACGCAAATCAAATCCCGATCCAAATCATCATCACACGAATAACGGATGGTTGGGTAGCAGCCTCGGACGCGATGGGGCGGTGGGTGAAGTCAATGAAGAGAAGTCCTAAAACAAGCGCGATCGCCGCGCGAGAAAGGTCCTTTCCTGTGAATTGAATCATAAGCATTGCTCCTGGGCCGGCGTGATTCTTGCCCAGCCCTCTCTTCTGATTCATCAAGGAAAACGATGCGGTCGCAGATGTCTGCCAGCCGCAGCGTATACCAACTCAGTTTCCGTCACCACACAGGCCCCATCGAAAACGGCCACAGAGGCCACAGAGGAAGCAGAGGCTCTCGGTGAACTCTGTGACTTCGGTGACTTCATTTTCATTCTTCACGGGTCCGCAGGGATGCGGAGCCGATTGACAAAGCCTGTCGCCTGTCGCGGATCGTGAGGAGTTTGAGTCGGCGACAGTGGCTGAGCAGGAATCATGGGCGAGCGATCTGCCATCATCCAAAGCCCACCAGCCGTCAACACCAACCCGCTCCCGCCTGCCACACGGAGAAAATCTCTGCTTGTCAATTTGGCGGTCATTGCGCTCGCTCCCGGTTCTTCTTCTGATCTTCACGCCTACCAAAAACGGCCTCAAGACTACCACAGAACAGATACGTCCACCACGCCCCAGTCGGATTTCCGCGAACCTCAAACTCACGTGACTCCGTTTTGCGCACGAGACGCAGAGAATCGTTCGATGCCCGCTCGAGCGGTCTGCACACGCGCGAGCAACACGGCGCCGATCACGTAGAGCGCAATG
Proteins encoded:
- a CDS encoding SDR family oxidoreductase is translated as MARKLQGQVAIITGASSGIGRATALAFAREGVQLVLAARREERLREVAAAIEAMGVGSLVVPTDVAVERTVGIMIEEAIARFGRIDILVNNAGYGLFAAVEETTTEALSRIMQVNFMGAFYATKAVLPIMQRQRRGHIINVSSVVGRRGLPFSGAYCATKSAMIAFSESLRLELVGTGINVSVVCPAGTATEFFDVAETKLPQRSRPIGPVQSAERVAQAIVEVARRPRPEIMTYKPARLLAVLNALAPRAVDWGIRKMMEKARNRAAQTDRVGAARARSS
- a CDS encoding dicarboxylate/amino acid:cation symporter; translated protein: MSDSQNPHPTPKLEADAFERELTTDLNARTPDPPRGMPLHRRILIGLIVGVAAGLAVNVTLGGQHPVVVWLVANISDPVGTLFLRLLLLVVVPLVFSSLVVGVSSVGDVRQLGRLGAKSFAYTFIISAISVIIGLSLANTLRPGHRIQETTKVQLEERYKSDATKRVQERQLGGPGSDSMLVQVVKTLVPSNPLNSISGETPNMLHLMFFALLVGIALTLIPNKSATPFLQVMQSLYETTAKIIDIAMKFAPYAVACLLFTNIARFGLDLLQALSWFVITVLLGLSLHFFGVYSLSVYFLSRISPLEFFRRVKTVVLTAFSTSSSNATLPTALRVGEENLGIPKGINSFVLTIGATANQNGTALYEGVTVLFLAQLAGVELSFGQQLTVVYLAILGGIGTAGVPAGSIPFIIGVLAQIGVNPLLIAIILGVDRILDMCRTTLNVVGDLTAATYVARSEGYELLTPQPSAPMTDVIVSEPGAD